A window from Salvelinus sp. IW2-2015 linkage group LG5, ASM291031v2, whole genome shotgun sequence encodes these proteins:
- the LOC111964386 gene encoding UDP-N-acetylglucosamine transferase subunit ALG13-like isoform X5, with protein sequence MFIFYAESYEALHIYSFFIYNILKMQKALKKYFVNMDEYLASIGLYRKMMARDASCLFRAVSEQMYYSQNYHQKIRKDCVTFMRENRCNFEPFVEGSFEKYLERLEDPKETTGQVEIKALSSLYRRCFLVYRYPGKPPTEITEVDYMEKILLCCSNNGHYDVVYPRNYPIHAALCQALLYELLYTQVLGVGEAEVQGALEGFHGGGRRYRNSLSVCSEDAGYDTPEDRGQTLRDDWEFNGHSRTEDKARPGAEEAKTPDGPAKLSLPYKVLKALDSEMYRNVQFDVWHDSRREMQKTDYMVFAGRQYFLGDKCQVRLDPKGKYYNAFIQEVGTHPSAVTVFIEELGEKHLVSLTNFKPVNPVPAWNITPSRKGPSYSRPEQYPGEMDSELRGRRRFFKKPRGKEMLMVSGLPPRFQSGPGGIPPGRSPGMHAPTPPPETMPYEHYRPHLPPRPPRGYGPPRSSARFLNSHPLVGPEMTYYPHSGKRCYHSFDNYSFRRHIPAINKECQFSYVPEAGQEAQDMEGTITFYEIEGGDETAFPPLSGQTVANPMVPALPTYWVQQGLSPIPTSGKQAMTSSEEDADERSNGDDQGEYSEEYIYTGEDTGFQSPSVYAAAESTANLTIEEGSRAGSPQEGMASYSYTQSQQVVVKSAVMPAQALTTAPAAIFTSSSSSSQTPPAPIASPSNYQGAPMPPHAMGRQVSSIQVPPSSPWFVNEMGEAVSTTPPPPYSYDPNGNDLPRDGKVLQYYFNLGVQWYQQSYWHSVVQMQQAYQQPNAEQQFQSYSGAPPPSDHTVPQSYLETGRAGPDGQGDVLANGTPLAMDPPSAGAPGTVFYPLVQDQCSQPPLHTYEPYVPMLSATYHYLTPWNSSPAQPHVHASYCPSNHPVNYVTAPTHPGHFIPPSM encoded by the exons ATGTATTACTCTCAGAATTACCATCAAAAGATAAGGAAAGACTGTGTCACCTTCATGAGAGAGAACCGATGCAACTTTGAACCT TTTGTTGAAGGGTCGTTTGAGAAGTATCTGGAACGTCTGGAGGACCCCAAG GAAACCACTGGCCAAGTTGAGATAAAGGCTTTGTCGTCGTTGTACAG GCGGTGCTTCCTTGTATACAGGTATCCTGGGAAGCCACCAACGGAGATAACCGAAGTAGACTACATGGAGAAG ATTCTGCTGTGTTGCTCCAACAATGGCCACTATGATGTTGTGTACCCCAGGAACTACCCCATCCACGCAGCTCTGTGTCAAG CTCTGTTGTATGAGCTGCTGTACACACAAGTCCTTGGTGTCGGCGAGGCAGAGGTGCAAGGAGCCTTGGAAGGGTTCCATGGCGGAGGTCGTCGCTATAGGAACAGCCTGTCGGTGTGCAGTGAGGACGCAGGCTATGACACCCCTGAGGACAGGGGTCAGACTCTGAG GGATGATTGGGAGTTCAATGGGCACAGTCGCACAGAGGACAAAGCCCGACCTGGAGCAGAGGAAGCAAAG ACTCCAGATGGACCAGCAAAACTCTCTCTCCCGTACAAGGTGCTCAAAGCACTGGATTCTGAGATGTACAGAAATGTCCAGTTTGACGTGTGGCATGACAGTCGCAGAG AGATGCAGAAAACTGATTACATGGTGTTTGCTGGAAGACAGTACTTCTTGGGAGACAAGTGTCAG GTTCGTCTCGACCCCAAAGGGAAGTATTACAATGCCTTCATTCAGGAGGTGGGCACTCACCCCAGTGCTGTGACAGTGTTCATCGAAGAGCTTGGAGAAAA ACATCTTGTGTCTCTGACTAACTTCAAGCCTGTGAACCCTGTCCCTGCCTGGAACATCACCCCGAGCCGCAAGGGACCATCATACAGCCGGCCTGAGCAGTATCCTGGAGAGATGG ATTCAGAGTTGCGGGGCCGGCGgcgtttctttaagaagcccagAGGGAAGGAGATGCTGATGGTGTCTGGCCTGCCTCCCCGCTTTCAATCAGGCCCTGGCGGCATACCCCCTGGGCGCTCCCCTGGCATGCatgcccccacaccaccaccagagACAATGCCCTACGAACACTACCGGCCTCATCTTCCACCCAGGCCCCCGCGAGGATATGGCCCGCCCAG AAGTTCAGCCCGTTTCCTGAACAGTCATCCTCTCGTTGGACCGGAGATGACATACTACCCTCACTCAGGAAAACGCTGCTACCACAGCTTCGACAACTACTCATTCAG GCGCCATATCCCTGCTATCAACAAGGAGTGCCAGTTCAGCTACGTCCCCGAGGCTGGACAGGAGGCACAGGACATGGAAGGAACAATCACCTTCTACGAGATTGAGGGGGGAGATGAAACTGCCTTCCCTCCCTTGTCG GGACAGACTGTAGCAAACCCCATGGTTCCAGCACTCCCTACATACTGGGTGCAGCAGGGGCTGAGCCCCATCCCCACATCTGGCAAACAGGCCATGACCTCATCAGAGGAGGACGCTGATGAGAGGAGCAATGGTGACGACCAGG GTGAATATTCAGAGGAGTACATCTATACTGGTGAAG ACACAGGGTTCCAGAGCCCATCTGTGTATGCTGCGGCAGAGTCCACTGCCAACCTG ACCATTGAAGAGGGATCTCGTGCTGGCTCACCACAAGAGGGCATGGCTAGCTATAGCTACACTCAGTCACAGCAG GTGGTGGTGAAGTCAGCAGTCATGCCAGCACAGGCTTTAACCACAGCCCCAGCAGCtatcttcacctcttcctctagCAGCTCTCAGACCCCTCCAGCACCAATTGCTTCACCCTCAAACTATCAAGGGGCTCCCATGCCCCCACACGCAATGGGCAGACAAG TTTCATCCATTCAggttcctccttcctctccctggtTTGTGAATGAGATGGGGGAAGCGGTCAGCACCACACCCCCTCCACCTTACTCCTATGACCCCAACGGCAACGACCTTCCACGAG ATGGCAAGGTCCTCCAATATTACTTTAATTTAGGAGTCCAA TGGTACCAGCAGAGCTATTGGCATTCCGTGGTGCAGATGCAGCAGGCGTATCAGCAGCCCAATGCCGAGCAACAGTTCCAGTCCTACTCCGGAGCACCCCCTCCCTCTGATCACACAGTCCCCCAGTCCTACCTAGAGACTGGGAGAGCAGGGCCTGATGGCCAGGGAGATGTTCTTGCCAATG GCACCCCCCTGGCCATGGACCCTCCCTCAGCAGGAGCCCCAGGCACAGTGTTCTACCCCTTGGTTCAGGACCAGTGCAGCCAACCCCCCCTCCACACCTACGAGCCTTATGTTCCGATGCTCTCTGCCACCTACCATTACCTCACACCCTGGAACTCGAGCCCTGCCCAACCACATGTGCACGCATCCTACTGCCCCTCCAATCACCCAGTCAACTATGTCACTGCACCCACACACCCAGGGCACTTTATTCCTCCCAGCATGTAA
- the LOC111964386 gene encoding UDP-N-acetylglucosamine transferase subunit ALG13-like isoform X6, with product MFIFYAESYEALHIYSFFIYNILKMQKALKKYFVNMDEYLASIGLYRKMMARDASCLFRAVSEQMYYSQNYHQKIRKDCVTFMRENRCNFEPFVEGSFEKYLERLEDPKETTGQVEIKALSSLYRRCFLVYRYPGKPPTEITEVDYMEKILLCCSNNGHYDVVYPRNYPIHAALCQALLYELLYTQVLGVGEAEVQGALEGFHGGGRRYRNSLSVCSEDAGYDTPEDRGQTLRDDWEFNGHSRTEDKARPGAEEAKTPDGPAKLSLPYKVLKALDSEMYRNVQFDVWHDSRREMQKTDYMVFAGRQYFLGDKCQVRLDPKGKYYNAFIQEVGTHPSAVTVFIEELGEKHLVSLTNFKPVNPVPAWNITPSRKGPSYSRPEQYPGEMGPGGIPPGRSPGMHAPTPPPETMPYEHYRPHLPPRPPRGYGPPRSSARFLNSHPLVGPEMTYYPHSGKRCYHSFDNYSFRSRSCSRSRRHIPAINKECQFSYVPEAGQEAQDMEGTITFYEIEGGDETAFPPLSGQTVANPMVPALPTYWVQQGLSPIPTSGKQAMTSSEEDADERSNGDDQGEYSEEYIYTGEDTGFQSPSVYAAAESTANLTIEEGSRAGSPQEGMASYSYTQSQQVVVKSAVMPAQALTTAPAAIFTSSSSSSQTPPAPIASPSNYQGAPMPPHAMGRQVSSIQVPPSSPWFVNEMGEAVSTTPPPPYSYDPNGNDLPRDGKVLQYYFNLGVQWYQQSYWHSVVQMQQAYQQPNAEQQFQSYSGAPPPSDHTVPQSYLETGRAGPDGQGDVLANGTPLAMDPPSAGAPGTVFYPLVQDQCSQPPLHTYEPYVPMLSATYHYLTPWNSSPAQPHVHASYCPSNHPVNYVTAPTHPGHFIPPSM from the exons ATGTATTACTCTCAGAATTACCATCAAAAGATAAGGAAAGACTGTGTCACCTTCATGAGAGAGAACCGATGCAACTTTGAACCT TTTGTTGAAGGGTCGTTTGAGAAGTATCTGGAACGTCTGGAGGACCCCAAG GAAACCACTGGCCAAGTTGAGATAAAGGCTTTGTCGTCGTTGTACAG GCGGTGCTTCCTTGTATACAGGTATCCTGGGAAGCCACCAACGGAGATAACCGAAGTAGACTACATGGAGAAG ATTCTGCTGTGTTGCTCCAACAATGGCCACTATGATGTTGTGTACCCCAGGAACTACCCCATCCACGCAGCTCTGTGTCAAG CTCTGTTGTATGAGCTGCTGTACACACAAGTCCTTGGTGTCGGCGAGGCAGAGGTGCAAGGAGCCTTGGAAGGGTTCCATGGCGGAGGTCGTCGCTATAGGAACAGCCTGTCGGTGTGCAGTGAGGACGCAGGCTATGACACCCCTGAGGACAGGGGTCAGACTCTGAG GGATGATTGGGAGTTCAATGGGCACAGTCGCACAGAGGACAAAGCCCGACCTGGAGCAGAGGAAGCAAAG ACTCCAGATGGACCAGCAAAACTCTCTCTCCCGTACAAGGTGCTCAAAGCACTGGATTCTGAGATGTACAGAAATGTCCAGTTTGACGTGTGGCATGACAGTCGCAGAG AGATGCAGAAAACTGATTACATGGTGTTTGCTGGAAGACAGTACTTCTTGGGAGACAAGTGTCAG GTTCGTCTCGACCCCAAAGGGAAGTATTACAATGCCTTCATTCAGGAGGTGGGCACTCACCCCAGTGCTGTGACAGTGTTCATCGAAGAGCTTGGAGAAAA ACATCTTGTGTCTCTGACTAACTTCAAGCCTGTGAACCCTGTCCCTGCCTGGAACATCACCCCGAGCCGCAAGGGACCATCATACAGCCGGCCTGAGCAGTATCCTGGAGAGATGG GCCCTGGCGGCATACCCCCTGGGCGCTCCCCTGGCATGCatgcccccacaccaccaccagagACAATGCCCTACGAACACTACCGGCCTCATCTTCCACCCAGGCCCCCGCGAGGATATGGCCCGCCCAG AAGTTCAGCCCGTTTCCTGAACAGTCATCCTCTCGTTGGACCGGAGATGACATACTACCCTCACTCAGGAAAACGCTGCTACCACAGCTTCGACAACTACTCATTCAGGTCACG CTCTTGCAGCCGAAGCAGGCGCCATATCCCTGCTATCAACAAGGAGTGCCAGTTCAGCTACGTCCCCGAGGCTGGACAGGAGGCACAGGACATGGAAGGAACAATCACCTTCTACGAGATTGAGGGGGGAGATGAAACTGCCTTCCCTCCCTTGTCG GGACAGACTGTAGCAAACCCCATGGTTCCAGCACTCCCTACATACTGGGTGCAGCAGGGGCTGAGCCCCATCCCCACATCTGGCAAACAGGCCATGACCTCATCAGAGGAGGACGCTGATGAGAGGAGCAATGGTGACGACCAGG GTGAATATTCAGAGGAGTACATCTATACTGGTGAAG ACACAGGGTTCCAGAGCCCATCTGTGTATGCTGCGGCAGAGTCCACTGCCAACCTG ACCATTGAAGAGGGATCTCGTGCTGGCTCACCACAAGAGGGCATGGCTAGCTATAGCTACACTCAGTCACAGCAG GTGGTGGTGAAGTCAGCAGTCATGCCAGCACAGGCTTTAACCACAGCCCCAGCAGCtatcttcacctcttcctctagCAGCTCTCAGACCCCTCCAGCACCAATTGCTTCACCCTCAAACTATCAAGGGGCTCCCATGCCCCCACACGCAATGGGCAGACAAG TTTCATCCATTCAggttcctccttcctctccctggtTTGTGAATGAGATGGGGGAAGCGGTCAGCACCACACCCCCTCCACCTTACTCCTATGACCCCAACGGCAACGACCTTCCACGAG ATGGCAAGGTCCTCCAATATTACTTTAATTTAGGAGTCCAA TGGTACCAGCAGAGCTATTGGCATTCCGTGGTGCAGATGCAGCAGGCGTATCAGCAGCCCAATGCCGAGCAACAGTTCCAGTCCTACTCCGGAGCACCCCCTCCCTCTGATCACACAGTCCCCCAGTCCTACCTAGAGACTGGGAGAGCAGGGCCTGATGGCCAGGGAGATGTTCTTGCCAATG GCACCCCCCTGGCCATGGACCCTCCCTCAGCAGGAGCCCCAGGCACAGTGTTCTACCCCTTGGTTCAGGACCAGTGCAGCCAACCCCCCCTCCACACCTACGAGCCTTATGTTCCGATGCTCTCTGCCACCTACCATTACCTCACACCCTGGAACTCGAGCCCTGCCCAACCACATGTGCACGCATCCTACTGCCCCTCCAATCACCCAGTCAACTATGTCACTGCACCCACACACCCAGGGCACTTTATTCCTCCCAGCATGTAA
- the LOC111964386 gene encoding UDP-N-acetylglucosamine transferase subunit ALG13-like isoform X2: protein MFIFYAESYEALHIYSFFIYNILKMQKALKKYFVNMDEYLASIGLYRKMMARDASCLFRAVSEQMYYSQNYHQKIRKDCVTFMRENRCNFEPFVEGSFEKYLERLEDPKETTGQVEIKALSSLYRRCFLVYRYPGKPPTEITEVDYMEKILLCCSNNGHYDVVYPRNYPIHAALCQALLYELLYTQVLGVGEAEVQGALEGFHGGGRRYRNSLSVCSEDAGYDTPEDRGQTLRDDWEFNGHSRTEDKARPGAEEAKTPDGPAKLSLPYKVLKALDSEMYRNVQFDVWHDSRREMQKTDYMVFAGRQYFLGDKCQVRLDPKGKYYNAFIQEVGTHPSAVTVFIEELGEKHLVSLTNFKPVNPVPAWNITPSRKGPSYSRPEQYPGEMDSELRGRRRFFKKPRGKEMLMVSGLPPRFQSGPGGIPPGRSPGMHAPTPPPETMPYEHYRPHLPPRPPRGYGPPRSSARFLNSHPLVGPEMTYYPHSGKRCYHSFDNYSFSSCSRSRRHIPAINKECQFSYVPEAGQEAQDMEGTITFYEIEGGDETAFPPLSGQTVANPMVPALPTYWVQQGLSPIPTSGKQAMTSSEEDADERSNGDDQGEYSEEYIYTGEDTGFQSPSVYAAAESTANLTIEEGSRAGSPQEGMASYSYTQSQQVVVKSAVMPAQALTTAPAAIFTSSSSSSQTPPAPIASPSNYQGAPMPPHAMGRQVSSIQVPPSSPWFVNEMGEAVSTTPPPPYSYDPNGNDLPRDGKVLQYYFNLGVQWYQQSYWHSVVQMQQAYQQPNAEQQFQSYSGAPPPSDHTVPQSYLETGRAGPDGQGDVLANGTPLAMDPPSAGAPGTVFYPLVQDQCSQPPLHTYEPYVPMLSATYHYLTPWNSSPAQPHVHASYCPSNHPVNYVTAPTHPGHFIPPSM, encoded by the exons ATGTATTACTCTCAGAATTACCATCAAAAGATAAGGAAAGACTGTGTCACCTTCATGAGAGAGAACCGATGCAACTTTGAACCT TTTGTTGAAGGGTCGTTTGAGAAGTATCTGGAACGTCTGGAGGACCCCAAG GAAACCACTGGCCAAGTTGAGATAAAGGCTTTGTCGTCGTTGTACAG GCGGTGCTTCCTTGTATACAGGTATCCTGGGAAGCCACCAACGGAGATAACCGAAGTAGACTACATGGAGAAG ATTCTGCTGTGTTGCTCCAACAATGGCCACTATGATGTTGTGTACCCCAGGAACTACCCCATCCACGCAGCTCTGTGTCAAG CTCTGTTGTATGAGCTGCTGTACACACAAGTCCTTGGTGTCGGCGAGGCAGAGGTGCAAGGAGCCTTGGAAGGGTTCCATGGCGGAGGTCGTCGCTATAGGAACAGCCTGTCGGTGTGCAGTGAGGACGCAGGCTATGACACCCCTGAGGACAGGGGTCAGACTCTGAG GGATGATTGGGAGTTCAATGGGCACAGTCGCACAGAGGACAAAGCCCGACCTGGAGCAGAGGAAGCAAAG ACTCCAGATGGACCAGCAAAACTCTCTCTCCCGTACAAGGTGCTCAAAGCACTGGATTCTGAGATGTACAGAAATGTCCAGTTTGACGTGTGGCATGACAGTCGCAGAG AGATGCAGAAAACTGATTACATGGTGTTTGCTGGAAGACAGTACTTCTTGGGAGACAAGTGTCAG GTTCGTCTCGACCCCAAAGGGAAGTATTACAATGCCTTCATTCAGGAGGTGGGCACTCACCCCAGTGCTGTGACAGTGTTCATCGAAGAGCTTGGAGAAAA ACATCTTGTGTCTCTGACTAACTTCAAGCCTGTGAACCCTGTCCCTGCCTGGAACATCACCCCGAGCCGCAAGGGACCATCATACAGCCGGCCTGAGCAGTATCCTGGAGAGATGG ATTCAGAGTTGCGGGGCCGGCGgcgtttctttaagaagcccagAGGGAAGGAGATGCTGATGGTGTCTGGCCTGCCTCCCCGCTTTCAATCAGGCCCTGGCGGCATACCCCCTGGGCGCTCCCCTGGCATGCatgcccccacaccaccaccagagACAATGCCCTACGAACACTACCGGCCTCATCTTCCACCCAGGCCCCCGCGAGGATATGGCCCGCCCAG AAGTTCAGCCCGTTTCCTGAACAGTCATCCTCTCGTTGGACCGGAGATGACATACTACCCTCACTCAGGAAAACGCTGCTACCACAGCTTCGACAACTACTCATTCAG CTCTTGCAGCCGAAGCAGGCGCCATATCCCTGCTATCAACAAGGAGTGCCAGTTCAGCTACGTCCCCGAGGCTGGACAGGAGGCACAGGACATGGAAGGAACAATCACCTTCTACGAGATTGAGGGGGGAGATGAAACTGCCTTCCCTCCCTTGTCG GGACAGACTGTAGCAAACCCCATGGTTCCAGCACTCCCTACATACTGGGTGCAGCAGGGGCTGAGCCCCATCCCCACATCTGGCAAACAGGCCATGACCTCATCAGAGGAGGACGCTGATGAGAGGAGCAATGGTGACGACCAGG GTGAATATTCAGAGGAGTACATCTATACTGGTGAAG ACACAGGGTTCCAGAGCCCATCTGTGTATGCTGCGGCAGAGTCCACTGCCAACCTG ACCATTGAAGAGGGATCTCGTGCTGGCTCACCACAAGAGGGCATGGCTAGCTATAGCTACACTCAGTCACAGCAG GTGGTGGTGAAGTCAGCAGTCATGCCAGCACAGGCTTTAACCACAGCCCCAGCAGCtatcttcacctcttcctctagCAGCTCTCAGACCCCTCCAGCACCAATTGCTTCACCCTCAAACTATCAAGGGGCTCCCATGCCCCCACACGCAATGGGCAGACAAG TTTCATCCATTCAggttcctccttcctctccctggtTTGTGAATGAGATGGGGGAAGCGGTCAGCACCACACCCCCTCCACCTTACTCCTATGACCCCAACGGCAACGACCTTCCACGAG ATGGCAAGGTCCTCCAATATTACTTTAATTTAGGAGTCCAA TGGTACCAGCAGAGCTATTGGCATTCCGTGGTGCAGATGCAGCAGGCGTATCAGCAGCCCAATGCCGAGCAACAGTTCCAGTCCTACTCCGGAGCACCCCCTCCCTCTGATCACACAGTCCCCCAGTCCTACCTAGAGACTGGGAGAGCAGGGCCTGATGGCCAGGGAGATGTTCTTGCCAATG GCACCCCCCTGGCCATGGACCCTCCCTCAGCAGGAGCCCCAGGCACAGTGTTCTACCCCTTGGTTCAGGACCAGTGCAGCCAACCCCCCCTCCACACCTACGAGCCTTATGTTCCGATGCTCTCTGCCACCTACCATTACCTCACACCCTGGAACTCGAGCCCTGCCCAACCACATGTGCACGCATCCTACTGCCCCTCCAATCACCCAGTCAACTATGTCACTGCACCCACACACCCAGGGCACTTTATTCCTCCCAGCATGTAA
- the LOC111964386 gene encoding UDP-N-acetylglucosamine transferase subunit ALG13-like isoform X4, with protein MFIFYAESYEALHIYSFFIYNILKMQKALKKYFVNMDEYLASIGLYRKMMARDASCLFRAVSEQMYYSQNYHQKIRKDCVTFMRENRCNFEPFVEGSFEKYLERLEDPKETTGQVEIKALSSLYRRCFLVYRYPGKPPTEITEVDYMEKILLCCSNNGHYDVVYPRNYPIHAALCQALLYELLYTQVLGVGEAEVQGALEGFHGGGRRYRNSLSVCSEDAGYDTPEDRGQTLRDDWEFNGHSRTEDKARPGAEEAKTPDGPAKLSLPYKVLKALDSEMYRNVQFDVWHDSRREMQKTDYMVFAGRQYFLGDKCQVRLDPKGKYYNAFIQEVGTHPSAVTVFIEELGEKHLVSLTNFKPVNPVPAWNITPSRKGPSYSRPEQYPGEMDSELRGRRRFFKKPRGKEMLMVSGLPPRFQSGPGGIPPGRSPGMHAPTPPPETMPYEHYRPHLPPRPPRGYGPPRSSARFLNSHPLVGPEMTYYPHSGKRCYHSFDNYSFRSRRHIPAINKECQFSYVPEAGQEAQDMEGTITFYEIEGGDETAFPPLSGQTVANPMVPALPTYWVQQGLSPIPTSGKQAMTSSEEDADERSNGDDQGEYSEEYIYTGEDTGFQSPSVYAAAESTANLTIEEGSRAGSPQEGMASYSYTQSQQVVVKSAVMPAQALTTAPAAIFTSSSSSSQTPPAPIASPSNYQGAPMPPHAMGRQVSSIQVPPSSPWFVNEMGEAVSTTPPPPYSYDPNGNDLPRDGKVLQYYFNLGVQWYQQSYWHSVVQMQQAYQQPNAEQQFQSYSGAPPPSDHTVPQSYLETGRAGPDGQGDVLANGTPLAMDPPSAGAPGTVFYPLVQDQCSQPPLHTYEPYVPMLSATYHYLTPWNSSPAQPHVHASYCPSNHPVNYVTAPTHPGHFIPPSM; from the exons ATGTATTACTCTCAGAATTACCATCAAAAGATAAGGAAAGACTGTGTCACCTTCATGAGAGAGAACCGATGCAACTTTGAACCT TTTGTTGAAGGGTCGTTTGAGAAGTATCTGGAACGTCTGGAGGACCCCAAG GAAACCACTGGCCAAGTTGAGATAAAGGCTTTGTCGTCGTTGTACAG GCGGTGCTTCCTTGTATACAGGTATCCTGGGAAGCCACCAACGGAGATAACCGAAGTAGACTACATGGAGAAG ATTCTGCTGTGTTGCTCCAACAATGGCCACTATGATGTTGTGTACCCCAGGAACTACCCCATCCACGCAGCTCTGTGTCAAG CTCTGTTGTATGAGCTGCTGTACACACAAGTCCTTGGTGTCGGCGAGGCAGAGGTGCAAGGAGCCTTGGAAGGGTTCCATGGCGGAGGTCGTCGCTATAGGAACAGCCTGTCGGTGTGCAGTGAGGACGCAGGCTATGACACCCCTGAGGACAGGGGTCAGACTCTGAG GGATGATTGGGAGTTCAATGGGCACAGTCGCACAGAGGACAAAGCCCGACCTGGAGCAGAGGAAGCAAAG ACTCCAGATGGACCAGCAAAACTCTCTCTCCCGTACAAGGTGCTCAAAGCACTGGATTCTGAGATGTACAGAAATGTCCAGTTTGACGTGTGGCATGACAGTCGCAGAG AGATGCAGAAAACTGATTACATGGTGTTTGCTGGAAGACAGTACTTCTTGGGAGACAAGTGTCAG GTTCGTCTCGACCCCAAAGGGAAGTATTACAATGCCTTCATTCAGGAGGTGGGCACTCACCCCAGTGCTGTGACAGTGTTCATCGAAGAGCTTGGAGAAAA ACATCTTGTGTCTCTGACTAACTTCAAGCCTGTGAACCCTGTCCCTGCCTGGAACATCACCCCGAGCCGCAAGGGACCATCATACAGCCGGCCTGAGCAGTATCCTGGAGAGATGG ATTCAGAGTTGCGGGGCCGGCGgcgtttctttaagaagcccagAGGGAAGGAGATGCTGATGGTGTCTGGCCTGCCTCCCCGCTTTCAATCAGGCCCTGGCGGCATACCCCCTGGGCGCTCCCCTGGCATGCatgcccccacaccaccaccagagACAATGCCCTACGAACACTACCGGCCTCATCTTCCACCCAGGCCCCCGCGAGGATATGGCCCGCCCAG AAGTTCAGCCCGTTTCCTGAACAGTCATCCTCTCGTTGGACCGGAGATGACATACTACCCTCACTCAGGAAAACGCTGCTACCACAGCTTCGACAACTACTCATTCAGGTCACG GCGCCATATCCCTGCTATCAACAAGGAGTGCCAGTTCAGCTACGTCCCCGAGGCTGGACAGGAGGCACAGGACATGGAAGGAACAATCACCTTCTACGAGATTGAGGGGGGAGATGAAACTGCCTTCCCTCCCTTGTCG GGACAGACTGTAGCAAACCCCATGGTTCCAGCACTCCCTACATACTGGGTGCAGCAGGGGCTGAGCCCCATCCCCACATCTGGCAAACAGGCCATGACCTCATCAGAGGAGGACGCTGATGAGAGGAGCAATGGTGACGACCAGG GTGAATATTCAGAGGAGTACATCTATACTGGTGAAG ACACAGGGTTCCAGAGCCCATCTGTGTATGCTGCGGCAGAGTCCACTGCCAACCTG ACCATTGAAGAGGGATCTCGTGCTGGCTCACCACAAGAGGGCATGGCTAGCTATAGCTACACTCAGTCACAGCAG GTGGTGGTGAAGTCAGCAGTCATGCCAGCACAGGCTTTAACCACAGCCCCAGCAGCtatcttcacctcttcctctagCAGCTCTCAGACCCCTCCAGCACCAATTGCTTCACCCTCAAACTATCAAGGGGCTCCCATGCCCCCACACGCAATGGGCAGACAAG TTTCATCCATTCAggttcctccttcctctccctggtTTGTGAATGAGATGGGGGAAGCGGTCAGCACCACACCCCCTCCACCTTACTCCTATGACCCCAACGGCAACGACCTTCCACGAG ATGGCAAGGTCCTCCAATATTACTTTAATTTAGGAGTCCAA TGGTACCAGCAGAGCTATTGGCATTCCGTGGTGCAGATGCAGCAGGCGTATCAGCAGCCCAATGCCGAGCAACAGTTCCAGTCCTACTCCGGAGCACCCCCTCCCTCTGATCACACAGTCCCCCAGTCCTACCTAGAGACTGGGAGAGCAGGGCCTGATGGCCAGGGAGATGTTCTTGCCAATG GCACCCCCCTGGCCATGGACCCTCCCTCAGCAGGAGCCCCAGGCACAGTGTTCTACCCCTTGGTTCAGGACCAGTGCAGCCAACCCCCCCTCCACACCTACGAGCCTTATGTTCCGATGCTCTCTGCCACCTACCATTACCTCACACCCTGGAACTCGAGCCCTGCCCAACCACATGTGCACGCATCCTACTGCCCCTCCAATCACCCAGTCAACTATGTCACTGCACCCACACACCCAGGGCACTTTATTCCTCCCAGCATGTAA